A stretch of Saccharothrix texasensis DNA encodes these proteins:
- a CDS encoding GntR family transcriptional regulator encodes MSTFDIMQLRKADRRGLADEAADLIREAIFAGVFPPGSPVREVELAASLDVSRGSVREGLAVLAREGLVRSAWHRGARVVDLTAQDAEEVYSVRAALEGLAGRRAIGRVDLDALGALVDDMARRLAAGAPSDELLALDMEFHDTIYRSADNRRLLEAWRAVRSQVHLFQLTRIRLGHHDYRAVVVDEHRQIVRLLDAGDAAEVTRFAEEHVHSAMRVLVGQLDGSTTETSG; translated from the coding sequence GGCCTCGCGGACGAGGCCGCCGACCTGATCCGGGAAGCGATCTTCGCGGGCGTGTTCCCGCCCGGCTCGCCGGTGCGCGAGGTGGAGCTGGCCGCGTCGCTGGACGTCAGTCGCGGCTCGGTGCGCGAAGGCCTCGCCGTGCTGGCGCGCGAAGGGCTCGTGCGCAGCGCCTGGCACCGGGGAGCCAGGGTCGTCGACCTCACCGCGCAGGACGCCGAGGAGGTCTACTCGGTCCGCGCCGCGCTGGAGGGGCTGGCGGGCCGTCGCGCGATCGGGCGGGTCGACCTGGACGCGCTCGGCGCGCTGGTCGACGACATGGCCCGCCGGCTCGCCGCGGGCGCGCCGAGCGACGAGCTGCTCGCGCTGGACATGGAGTTCCACGACACGATCTACCGCTCCGCCGACAACCGGCGCCTGCTCGAGGCGTGGCGCGCCGTGCGGTCGCAGGTGCACCTGTTCCAGCTCACCCGCATCCGCCTCGGCCACCACGACTACCGCGCGGTGGTCGTGGACGAGCACCGGCAGATCGTGCGCCTGCTCGACGCGGGCGACGCCGCCGAGGTCACCCGCTTCGCCGAGGAGCACGTCCACTCGGCGATGCGGGTGCTCGTCGGTCAGCTCGACGGTTCGACGACCGAGACCTCCGGGTAG
- a CDS encoding alpha/beta hydrolase family protein has product MRGPTVLIALALVLSATPASASPTGAGPAADDPTPHLPAPTGRHAVGTTSLHLTDPSRPDPWVPTTNRELMVSLFYPAASAHGPKKQYLTAAESAAVLDEAGVTTLPADVLSTVRTHAVVDARPAGRRHGLPLVVLSPGFKRPRATLTALAEDLASHGYVVVVVDHTYENVATTFPDGRVAPCAACGRHDVEFWVKLRDGRAADVSFVLDQLTGPLRHRPGANLVDASRIAVGGHSVGGASSLAAARADGRIRAAIDVDGSIDTPGTEPALSRPVMLLGRRNAYAPGAPGGAADTWAAHWPSLTGWKRWLVVAGAEHPSFTDLGVVGPQLGLDFGAEVDGERGAAITRAYVRAFFDLHLRGEPQPLLDRASASYPEVSVVEPSS; this is encoded by the coding sequence ATGCGCGGTCCCACAGTCCTGATCGCACTGGCGCTCGTCCTGTCCGCCACGCCCGCGTCCGCCTCGCCGACCGGCGCCGGCCCCGCCGCCGACGACCCGACGCCCCACCTGCCCGCGCCGACCGGCCGGCACGCGGTGGGCACGACCTCGCTGCACCTGACCGACCCCTCGCGGCCCGACCCGTGGGTGCCGACGACGAACCGGGAGCTGATGGTCTCCCTCTTCTACCCGGCGGCGTCGGCGCACGGGCCGAAGAAGCAGTACCTGACGGCGGCCGAGTCGGCGGCGGTGCTCGACGAGGCGGGCGTCACCACCCTGCCGGCCGACGTGTTGAGCACCGTCCGGACCCACGCCGTCGTGGACGCGCGACCGGCGGGCCGTCGGCACGGCCTGCCGCTGGTCGTGCTGTCGCCCGGGTTCAAGAGGCCGCGCGCCACCCTGACCGCGCTGGCGGAGGACCTGGCGAGCCACGGTTACGTCGTCGTGGTGGTCGACCACACCTACGAGAACGTCGCCACCACGTTCCCGGACGGGCGGGTCGCGCCGTGCGCCGCCTGCGGCCGGCACGACGTCGAGTTCTGGGTGAAGCTCCGGGACGGGCGGGCGGCGGACGTGTCGTTCGTGCTGGACCAGCTCACCGGACCGCTGCGCCACCGGCCCGGCGCGAACCTGGTCGACGCCTCGCGGATCGCCGTGGGCGGCCACTCGGTCGGCGGTGCGAGCAGCCTCGCCGCGGCCCGCGCCGACGGGCGCATCCGCGCCGCGATCGACGTGGACGGCTCCATCGACACCCCCGGGACCGAACCGGCCCTGTCCCGCCCGGTCATGCTGCTGGGCCGGCGGAACGCCTACGCGCCGGGCGCGCCCGGCGGCGCGGCCGACACCTGGGCGGCCCACTGGCCGTCGCTGACCGGCTGGAAGCGGTGGCTGGTGGTGGCGGGCGCCGAGCACCCGTCGTTCACCGACCTCGGGGTGGTGGGGCCGCAGCTGGGCCTGGACTTCGGCGCGGAGGTGGACGGCGAGCGCGGCGCGGCGATCACCCGCGCGTACGTGCGGGCGTTCTTCGACCTGCACCTGCGCGGTGAGCCGCAGCCGCTGCTGGACCGGGCGTCGGCGAGCTACCCGGAGGTCTCGGTCGTCGAACCGTCGAGCTGA